A DNA window from Tachysurus fulvidraco isolate hzauxx_2018 chromosome 4, HZAU_PFXX_2.0, whole genome shotgun sequence contains the following coding sequences:
- the mapk8a gene encoding mitogen-activated protein kinase 8 isoform X4: MRGLSELGSGVFAVHRRACCVNALTSIRQDVTMNKNKREKEFYSIDVGDSTFTVLKRYQNLRPIGSGAQGIVCSAYDQHLERNVAIKKLSRPFQNQTHAKRAYRELVLMKCVNHKNIIGLLNVFTPQKTLEEFQDVYLVMELMDANLCQVIQMELDHERLSYLLYQMLCGIKHLHAAGIIHRDLKPSNIVVKSDCTLKILDFGLARTAATGLLMTPYVVTRYYRAPEVILGMGYQANVDIWSVGCILAEMVRHKILFPGRDCILACSEDVRWRKAVETPTPTIDVWSVGCIMAEMVRGSVLFPGTDHIDQWNKVIEQLGTPSQEFLMKLNQSVRTYVENRPRYAGYSFEKLFPDVLFPADSDHNKLKASQARDLLSKTLVIDASKRISVDEALQHPYINVWYDPAEVEAPPPVITDKQLDEREHTVEEWKELIYKEVLDWEDRMKNGVIRGQPSPLAQVEQ, from the exons ATGCGAGGCCTGTCAGAGCTAGGAAGCGGTGTGTTTGCG GTCCATAGACGTGCGTGTTGTGTGAATGCTCTGACATCAATTCGCCAGGACGTCaccatgaataaaaacaaaagggaGAAGGAATTCTACAGTATAGATGTTGGAGATTCAACATTCACAGTTCTGAAGCGTTATCAGAACCTGAGACCGATCGGCTCAGGAGCACAGGGAATAGTCTG TTCAGCATATGACCAACATCTTGAAAGAAATGTAGCTATAAAGAAACTTAGCCGGCCTTTTCAGAATCAGACTCACGCCAAGCGAGCATACAGAGAGCTGGTACTAATGAAGTGTGTCAACCATAAAAAC ATTATTGGccttttaaatgtgtttacacCACAAAAAACATTAGAAGAATTTCAAGACGT TTACCTTGTAATGGAGCTGATGGATGCCAACCTTTGCCAAGTCATTCAGATGGAGCTTGACCATGAGCGGCTGTCCTATCTGCTGTACCAGATGCTGTGTGGAATTAAACACCTCCACGCGGCAGGGATCATCCACAGG gaTCTGAAACCTAGTAACATTGTAGTCAAGTCCGACTGTACCTTGAAGATCCTGGACTTTGGCTTGGCCCGGACAGCAGCCACTGGTTTGCTGATGACACCATATGTGGTGACCCGCTACTACAGAGCCCCAGAAGTCATCCTGGGAATGGGATATCAAGCCAACG TGGACATTTGGTCTGTGGGCTGCATTTTGGCAGAAATGGTTCGTCACAAAATCCTTTTCCCAGGAAGGGACTGTATCCTTGCATGCTCTGAAGATGTAAGATGGAGAAAAGCTGTAGAAACACCTACACCTACAA TTGATGTCTGGTCTGTtggctgtatcatggctgaaatGGTCAGAGGTAGTGTGTTGTTTCCAGGCACTGATC ATATTGATCAGTGGAACAAAGTCATTGAGCAGCTGGGGACCCCGTCTCAAGAGTTCCTGATGAAACTCAATCAGTCTGTAAGGACGTATGTGGAGAACCGGCCTCGCTATGCTGGGTACAGCTTTGAGAAGCTTTTCCCTGATGTTCTTTTCCCTGCTGATTCCGATCACAATAAACTGAAAG CGAGTCAGGCTCGAGATCTGCTTTCCAAAACGCTCGTTATAGATGCTTCCAAGCGCATCTCAGTAGATGAAGCTCTACAGCACCCCTACATTAATGTGTGGTATGATCCAGCTGAGGTTGAGGCt CCCCCTCCGGTGATCACCGACAAGCAGTTGGATGAAAGGGAGCACACAGTGGAGGAGTGGAAAG AGTTGATTTATAAGGAAGTGCTGGACTGGGAGGACAGGATGAAGAATGGCGTGATCCGTGGCCAGCCCTCCCCTCTAG CACAGGTGGAGCAGTAG
- the mapk8a gene encoding mitogen-activated protein kinase 8 isoform X6: protein MRGLSELGSGVFAVHRRACCVNALTSIRQDVTMNKNKREKEFYSIDVGDSTFTVLKRYQNLRPIGSGAQGIVCSAYDQHLERNVAIKKLSRPFQNQTHAKRAYRELVLMKCVNHKNIIGLLNVFTPQKTLEEFQDVYLVMELMDANLCQVIQMELDHERLSYLLYQMLCGIKHLHAAGIIHRDLKPSNIVVKSDCTLKILDFGLARTAATGLLMTPYVVTRYYRAPEVILGMGYQANVDIWSVGCILAEMVRHKILFPGRDYIDQWNKVIEQLGTPSQEFLMKLNQSVRTYVENRPRYAGYSFEKLFPDVLFPADSDHNKLKASQARDLLSKTLVIDASKRISVDEALQHPYINVWYDPAEVEAPPPVITDKQLDEREHTVEEWKELIYKEVLDWEDRMKNGVIRGQPSPLGGAVVNGSPQASSSSSINDVSSMSTEPTMASDTDSSLEATAGALSCCR from the exons ATGCGAGGCCTGTCAGAGCTAGGAAGCGGTGTGTTTGCG GTCCATAGACGTGCGTGTTGTGTGAATGCTCTGACATCAATTCGCCAGGACGTCaccatgaataaaaacaaaagggaGAAGGAATTCTACAGTATAGATGTTGGAGATTCAACATTCACAGTTCTGAAGCGTTATCAGAACCTGAGACCGATCGGCTCAGGAGCACAGGGAATAGTCTG TTCAGCATATGACCAACATCTTGAAAGAAATGTAGCTATAAAGAAACTTAGCCGGCCTTTTCAGAATCAGACTCACGCCAAGCGAGCATACAGAGAGCTGGTACTAATGAAGTGTGTCAACCATAAAAAC ATTATTGGccttttaaatgtgtttacacCACAAAAAACATTAGAAGAATTTCAAGACGT TTACCTTGTAATGGAGCTGATGGATGCCAACCTTTGCCAAGTCATTCAGATGGAGCTTGACCATGAGCGGCTGTCCTATCTGCTGTACCAGATGCTGTGTGGAATTAAACACCTCCACGCGGCAGGGATCATCCACAGG gaTCTGAAACCTAGTAACATTGTAGTCAAGTCCGACTGTACCTTGAAGATCCTGGACTTTGGCTTGGCCCGGACAGCAGCCACTGGTTTGCTGATGACACCATATGTGGTGACCCGCTACTACAGAGCCCCAGAAGTCATCCTGGGAATGGGATATCAAGCCAACG TGGACATTTGGTCTGTGGGCTGCATTTTGGCAGAAATGGTTCGTCACAAAATCCTTTTCCCAGGAAGGGACT ATATTGATCAGTGGAACAAAGTCATTGAGCAGCTGGGGACCCCGTCTCAAGAGTTCCTGATGAAACTCAATCAGTCTGTAAGGACGTATGTGGAGAACCGGCCTCGCTATGCTGGGTACAGCTTTGAGAAGCTTTTCCCTGATGTTCTTTTCCCTGCTGATTCCGATCACAATAAACTGAAAG CGAGTCAGGCTCGAGATCTGCTTTCCAAAACGCTCGTTATAGATGCTTCCAAGCGCATCTCAGTAGATGAAGCTCTACAGCACCCCTACATTAATGTGTGGTATGATCCAGCTGAGGTTGAGGCt CCCCCTCCGGTGATCACCGACAAGCAGTTGGATGAAAGGGAGCACACAGTGGAGGAGTGGAAAG AGTTGATTTATAAGGAAGTGCTGGACTGGGAGGACAGGATGAAGAATGGCGTGATCCGTGGCCAGCCCTCCCCTCTAG GTGGAGCAGTAGTCAATGGCTCGCCCCAggcttcctcctcctcctccatcaaCGATGTGTCCTCCATGTCTACCGAGCCCACCATGGCGTCAGACACAGACAGCAGTCTGGAGGCCACAGCCGGAGCACTGAGCTGCTGCAGATGA
- the mapk8a gene encoding mitogen-activated protein kinase 8 isoform X1, with protein sequence MRGLSELGSGVFAVHRRACCVNALTSIRQDVTMNKNKREKEFYSIDVGDSTFTVLKRYQNLRPIGSGAQGIVCSAYDQHLERNVAIKKLSRPFQNQTHAKRAYRELVLMKCVNHKNIIGLLNVFTPQKTLEEFQDVYLVMELMDANLCQVIQMELDHERLSYLLYQMLCGIKHLHAAGIIHRDLKPSNIVVKSDCTLKILDFGLARTAATGLLMTPYVVTRYYRAPEVILGMGYQANVDIWSVGCILAEMVRHKILFPGRDCILACSEDVRWRKAVETPTPTIDVWSVGCIMAEMVRGSVLFPGTDHIDQWNKVIEQLGTPSQEFLMKLNQSVRTYVENRPRYAGYSFEKLFPDVLFPADSDHNKLKASQARDLLSKTLVIDASKRISVDEALQHPYINVWYDPAEVEAPPPVITDKQLDEREHTVEEWKELIYKEVLDWEDRMKNGVIRGQPSPLGGAVVNGSPQASSSSSINDVSSMSTEPTMASDTDSSLEATAGALSCCR encoded by the exons ATGCGAGGCCTGTCAGAGCTAGGAAGCGGTGTGTTTGCG GTCCATAGACGTGCGTGTTGTGTGAATGCTCTGACATCAATTCGCCAGGACGTCaccatgaataaaaacaaaagggaGAAGGAATTCTACAGTATAGATGTTGGAGATTCAACATTCACAGTTCTGAAGCGTTATCAGAACCTGAGACCGATCGGCTCAGGAGCACAGGGAATAGTCTG TTCAGCATATGACCAACATCTTGAAAGAAATGTAGCTATAAAGAAACTTAGCCGGCCTTTTCAGAATCAGACTCACGCCAAGCGAGCATACAGAGAGCTGGTACTAATGAAGTGTGTCAACCATAAAAAC ATTATTGGccttttaaatgtgtttacacCACAAAAAACATTAGAAGAATTTCAAGACGT TTACCTTGTAATGGAGCTGATGGATGCCAACCTTTGCCAAGTCATTCAGATGGAGCTTGACCATGAGCGGCTGTCCTATCTGCTGTACCAGATGCTGTGTGGAATTAAACACCTCCACGCGGCAGGGATCATCCACAGG gaTCTGAAACCTAGTAACATTGTAGTCAAGTCCGACTGTACCTTGAAGATCCTGGACTTTGGCTTGGCCCGGACAGCAGCCACTGGTTTGCTGATGACACCATATGTGGTGACCCGCTACTACAGAGCCCCAGAAGTCATCCTGGGAATGGGATATCAAGCCAACG TGGACATTTGGTCTGTGGGCTGCATTTTGGCAGAAATGGTTCGTCACAAAATCCTTTTCCCAGGAAGGGACTGTATCCTTGCATGCTCTGAAGATGTAAGATGGAGAAAAGCTGTAGAAACACCTACACCTACAA TTGATGTCTGGTCTGTtggctgtatcatggctgaaatGGTCAGAGGTAGTGTGTTGTTTCCAGGCACTGATC ATATTGATCAGTGGAACAAAGTCATTGAGCAGCTGGGGACCCCGTCTCAAGAGTTCCTGATGAAACTCAATCAGTCTGTAAGGACGTATGTGGAGAACCGGCCTCGCTATGCTGGGTACAGCTTTGAGAAGCTTTTCCCTGATGTTCTTTTCCCTGCTGATTCCGATCACAATAAACTGAAAG CGAGTCAGGCTCGAGATCTGCTTTCCAAAACGCTCGTTATAGATGCTTCCAAGCGCATCTCAGTAGATGAAGCTCTACAGCACCCCTACATTAATGTGTGGTATGATCCAGCTGAGGTTGAGGCt CCCCCTCCGGTGATCACCGACAAGCAGTTGGATGAAAGGGAGCACACAGTGGAGGAGTGGAAAG AGTTGATTTATAAGGAAGTGCTGGACTGGGAGGACAGGATGAAGAATGGCGTGATCCGTGGCCAGCCCTCCCCTCTAG GTGGAGCAGTAGTCAATGGCTCGCCCCAggcttcctcctcctcctccatcaaCGATGTGTCCTCCATGTCTACCGAGCCCACCATGGCGTCAGACACAGACAGCAGTCTGGAGGCCACAGCCGGAGCACTGAGCTGCTGCAGATGA
- the mapk8a gene encoding mitogen-activated protein kinase 8 isoform X5, which yields MRGLSELGSGVFAVHRRACCVNALTSIRQDVTMNKNKREKEFYSIDVGDSTFTVLKRYQNLRPIGSGAQGIVCSAYDQHLERNVAIKKLSRPFQNQTHAKRAYRELVLMKCVNHKNIIGLLNVFTPQKTLEEFQDVYLVMELMDANLCQVIQMELDHERLSYLLYQMLCGIKHLHAAGIIHRDLKPSNIVVKSDCTLKILDFGLARTAATGLLMTPYVVTRYYRAPEVILGMGYQANVDVWSVGCIMAEMVRGSVLFPGTDHIDQWNKVIEQLGTPSQEFLMKLNQSVRTYVENRPRYAGYSFEKLFPDVLFPADSDHNKLKASQARDLLSKTLVIDASKRISVDEALQHPYINVWYDPAEVEAPPPVITDKQLDEREHTVEEWKELIYKEVLDWEDRMKNGVIRGQPSPLGGAVVNGSPQASSSSSINDVSSMSTEPTMASDTDSSLEATAGALSCCR from the exons ATGCGAGGCCTGTCAGAGCTAGGAAGCGGTGTGTTTGCG GTCCATAGACGTGCGTGTTGTGTGAATGCTCTGACATCAATTCGCCAGGACGTCaccatgaataaaaacaaaagggaGAAGGAATTCTACAGTATAGATGTTGGAGATTCAACATTCACAGTTCTGAAGCGTTATCAGAACCTGAGACCGATCGGCTCAGGAGCACAGGGAATAGTCTG TTCAGCATATGACCAACATCTTGAAAGAAATGTAGCTATAAAGAAACTTAGCCGGCCTTTTCAGAATCAGACTCACGCCAAGCGAGCATACAGAGAGCTGGTACTAATGAAGTGTGTCAACCATAAAAAC ATTATTGGccttttaaatgtgtttacacCACAAAAAACATTAGAAGAATTTCAAGACGT TTACCTTGTAATGGAGCTGATGGATGCCAACCTTTGCCAAGTCATTCAGATGGAGCTTGACCATGAGCGGCTGTCCTATCTGCTGTACCAGATGCTGTGTGGAATTAAACACCTCCACGCGGCAGGGATCATCCACAGG gaTCTGAAACCTAGTAACATTGTAGTCAAGTCCGACTGTACCTTGAAGATCCTGGACTTTGGCTTGGCCCGGACAGCAGCCACTGGTTTGCTGATGACACCATATGTGGTGACCCGCTACTACAGAGCCCCAGAAGTCATCCTGGGAATGGGATATCAAGCCAACG TTGATGTCTGGTCTGTtggctgtatcatggctgaaatGGTCAGAGGTAGTGTGTTGTTTCCAGGCACTGATC ATATTGATCAGTGGAACAAAGTCATTGAGCAGCTGGGGACCCCGTCTCAAGAGTTCCTGATGAAACTCAATCAGTCTGTAAGGACGTATGTGGAGAACCGGCCTCGCTATGCTGGGTACAGCTTTGAGAAGCTTTTCCCTGATGTTCTTTTCCCTGCTGATTCCGATCACAATAAACTGAAAG CGAGTCAGGCTCGAGATCTGCTTTCCAAAACGCTCGTTATAGATGCTTCCAAGCGCATCTCAGTAGATGAAGCTCTACAGCACCCCTACATTAATGTGTGGTATGATCCAGCTGAGGTTGAGGCt CCCCCTCCGGTGATCACCGACAAGCAGTTGGATGAAAGGGAGCACACAGTGGAGGAGTGGAAAG AGTTGATTTATAAGGAAGTGCTGGACTGGGAGGACAGGATGAAGAATGGCGTGATCCGTGGCCAGCCCTCCCCTCTAG GTGGAGCAGTAGTCAATGGCTCGCCCCAggcttcctcctcctcctccatcaaCGATGTGTCCTCCATGTCTACCGAGCCCACCATGGCGTCAGACACAGACAGCAGTCTGGAGGCCACAGCCGGAGCACTGAGCTGCTGCAGATGA
- the mapk8a gene encoding mitogen-activated protein kinase 8 isoform X7 yields the protein MRGLSELGSGVFAVHRRACCVNALTSIRQDVTMNKNKREKEFYSIDVGDSTFTVLKRYQNLRPIGSGAQGIVCSAYDQHLERNVAIKKLSRPFQNQTHAKRAYRELVLMKCVNHKNIIGLLNVFTPQKTLEEFQDVYLVMELMDANLCQVIQMELDHERLSYLLYQMLCGIKHLHAAGIIHRDLKPSNIVVKSDCTLKILDFGLARTAATGLLMTPYVVTRYYRAPEVILGMGYQANVDIWSVGCILAEMVRHKILFPGRDCILACSEDLMEQILY from the exons ATGCGAGGCCTGTCAGAGCTAGGAAGCGGTGTGTTTGCG GTCCATAGACGTGCGTGTTGTGTGAATGCTCTGACATCAATTCGCCAGGACGTCaccatgaataaaaacaaaagggaGAAGGAATTCTACAGTATAGATGTTGGAGATTCAACATTCACAGTTCTGAAGCGTTATCAGAACCTGAGACCGATCGGCTCAGGAGCACAGGGAATAGTCTG TTCAGCATATGACCAACATCTTGAAAGAAATGTAGCTATAAAGAAACTTAGCCGGCCTTTTCAGAATCAGACTCACGCCAAGCGAGCATACAGAGAGCTGGTACTAATGAAGTGTGTCAACCATAAAAAC ATTATTGGccttttaaatgtgtttacacCACAAAAAACATTAGAAGAATTTCAAGACGT TTACCTTGTAATGGAGCTGATGGATGCCAACCTTTGCCAAGTCATTCAGATGGAGCTTGACCATGAGCGGCTGTCCTATCTGCTGTACCAGATGCTGTGTGGAATTAAACACCTCCACGCGGCAGGGATCATCCACAGG gaTCTGAAACCTAGTAACATTGTAGTCAAGTCCGACTGTACCTTGAAGATCCTGGACTTTGGCTTGGCCCGGACAGCAGCCACTGGTTTGCTGATGACACCATATGTGGTGACCCGCTACTACAGAGCCCCAGAAGTCATCCTGGGAATGGGATATCAAGCCAACG TGGACATTTGGTCTGTGGGCTGCATTTTGGCAGAAATGGTTCGTCACAAAATCCTTTTCCCAGGAAGGGACTGTATCCTTGCATGCTCTGAAGAT CTGATGGAGCAAATACTATATTGA
- the mapk8a gene encoding mitogen-activated protein kinase 8 isoform X2: MQWDKIMQVHRRACCVNALTSIRQDVTMNKNKREKEFYSIDVGDSTFTVLKRYQNLRPIGSGAQGIVCSAYDQHLERNVAIKKLSRPFQNQTHAKRAYRELVLMKCVNHKNIIGLLNVFTPQKTLEEFQDVYLVMELMDANLCQVIQMELDHERLSYLLYQMLCGIKHLHAAGIIHRDLKPSNIVVKSDCTLKILDFGLARTAATGLLMTPYVVTRYYRAPEVILGMGYQANVDIWSVGCILAEMVRHKILFPGRDCILACSEDVRWRKAVETPTPTIDVWSVGCIMAEMVRGSVLFPGTDHIDQWNKVIEQLGTPSQEFLMKLNQSVRTYVENRPRYAGYSFEKLFPDVLFPADSDHNKLKASQARDLLSKTLVIDASKRISVDEALQHPYINVWYDPAEVEAPPPVITDKQLDEREHTVEEWKELIYKEVLDWEDRMKNGVIRGQPSPLGGAVVNGSPQASSSSSINDVSSMSTEPTMASDTDSSLEATAGALSCCR; encoded by the exons ATGCAGTGGGACAAAATAATGCAG GTCCATAGACGTGCGTGTTGTGTGAATGCTCTGACATCAATTCGCCAGGACGTCaccatgaataaaaacaaaagggaGAAGGAATTCTACAGTATAGATGTTGGAGATTCAACATTCACAGTTCTGAAGCGTTATCAGAACCTGAGACCGATCGGCTCAGGAGCACAGGGAATAGTCTG TTCAGCATATGACCAACATCTTGAAAGAAATGTAGCTATAAAGAAACTTAGCCGGCCTTTTCAGAATCAGACTCACGCCAAGCGAGCATACAGAGAGCTGGTACTAATGAAGTGTGTCAACCATAAAAAC ATTATTGGccttttaaatgtgtttacacCACAAAAAACATTAGAAGAATTTCAAGACGT TTACCTTGTAATGGAGCTGATGGATGCCAACCTTTGCCAAGTCATTCAGATGGAGCTTGACCATGAGCGGCTGTCCTATCTGCTGTACCAGATGCTGTGTGGAATTAAACACCTCCACGCGGCAGGGATCATCCACAGG gaTCTGAAACCTAGTAACATTGTAGTCAAGTCCGACTGTACCTTGAAGATCCTGGACTTTGGCTTGGCCCGGACAGCAGCCACTGGTTTGCTGATGACACCATATGTGGTGACCCGCTACTACAGAGCCCCAGAAGTCATCCTGGGAATGGGATATCAAGCCAACG TGGACATTTGGTCTGTGGGCTGCATTTTGGCAGAAATGGTTCGTCACAAAATCCTTTTCCCAGGAAGGGACTGTATCCTTGCATGCTCTGAAGATGTAAGATGGAGAAAAGCTGTAGAAACACCTACACCTACAA TTGATGTCTGGTCTGTtggctgtatcatggctgaaatGGTCAGAGGTAGTGTGTTGTTTCCAGGCACTGATC ATATTGATCAGTGGAACAAAGTCATTGAGCAGCTGGGGACCCCGTCTCAAGAGTTCCTGATGAAACTCAATCAGTCTGTAAGGACGTATGTGGAGAACCGGCCTCGCTATGCTGGGTACAGCTTTGAGAAGCTTTTCCCTGATGTTCTTTTCCCTGCTGATTCCGATCACAATAAACTGAAAG CGAGTCAGGCTCGAGATCTGCTTTCCAAAACGCTCGTTATAGATGCTTCCAAGCGCATCTCAGTAGATGAAGCTCTACAGCACCCCTACATTAATGTGTGGTATGATCCAGCTGAGGTTGAGGCt CCCCCTCCGGTGATCACCGACAAGCAGTTGGATGAAAGGGAGCACACAGTGGAGGAGTGGAAAG AGTTGATTTATAAGGAAGTGCTGGACTGGGAGGACAGGATGAAGAATGGCGTGATCCGTGGCCAGCCCTCCCCTCTAG GTGGAGCAGTAGTCAATGGCTCGCCCCAggcttcctcctcctcctccatcaaCGATGTGTCCTCCATGTCTACCGAGCCCACCATGGCGTCAGACACAGACAGCAGTCTGGAGGCCACAGCCGGAGCACTGAGCTGCTGCAGATGA
- the mapk8a gene encoding mitogen-activated protein kinase 8 isoform X3 yields the protein MNKNKREKEFYSIDVGDSTFTVLKRYQNLRPIGSGAQGIVCSAYDQHLERNVAIKKLSRPFQNQTHAKRAYRELVLMKCVNHKNIIGLLNVFTPQKTLEEFQDVYLVMELMDANLCQVIQMELDHERLSYLLYQMLCGIKHLHAAGIIHRDLKPSNIVVKSDCTLKILDFGLARTAATGLLMTPYVVTRYYRAPEVILGMGYQANVDIWSVGCILAEMVRHKILFPGRDCILACSEDVRWRKAVETPTPTIDVWSVGCIMAEMVRGSVLFPGTDHIDQWNKVIEQLGTPSQEFLMKLNQSVRTYVENRPRYAGYSFEKLFPDVLFPADSDHNKLKASQARDLLSKTLVIDASKRISVDEALQHPYINVWYDPAEVEAPPPVITDKQLDEREHTVEEWKELIYKEVLDWEDRMKNGVIRGQPSPLGGAVVNGSPQASSSSSINDVSSMSTEPTMASDTDSSLEATAGALSCCR from the exons atgaataaaaacaaaagggaGAAGGAATTCTACAGTATAGATGTTGGAGATTCAACATTCACAGTTCTGAAGCGTTATCAGAACCTGAGACCGATCGGCTCAGGAGCACAGGGAATAGTCTG TTCAGCATATGACCAACATCTTGAAAGAAATGTAGCTATAAAGAAACTTAGCCGGCCTTTTCAGAATCAGACTCACGCCAAGCGAGCATACAGAGAGCTGGTACTAATGAAGTGTGTCAACCATAAAAAC ATTATTGGccttttaaatgtgtttacacCACAAAAAACATTAGAAGAATTTCAAGACGT TTACCTTGTAATGGAGCTGATGGATGCCAACCTTTGCCAAGTCATTCAGATGGAGCTTGACCATGAGCGGCTGTCCTATCTGCTGTACCAGATGCTGTGTGGAATTAAACACCTCCACGCGGCAGGGATCATCCACAGG gaTCTGAAACCTAGTAACATTGTAGTCAAGTCCGACTGTACCTTGAAGATCCTGGACTTTGGCTTGGCCCGGACAGCAGCCACTGGTTTGCTGATGACACCATATGTGGTGACCCGCTACTACAGAGCCCCAGAAGTCATCCTGGGAATGGGATATCAAGCCAACG TGGACATTTGGTCTGTGGGCTGCATTTTGGCAGAAATGGTTCGTCACAAAATCCTTTTCCCAGGAAGGGACTGTATCCTTGCATGCTCTGAAGATGTAAGATGGAGAAAAGCTGTAGAAACACCTACACCTACAA TTGATGTCTGGTCTGTtggctgtatcatggctgaaatGGTCAGAGGTAGTGTGTTGTTTCCAGGCACTGATC ATATTGATCAGTGGAACAAAGTCATTGAGCAGCTGGGGACCCCGTCTCAAGAGTTCCTGATGAAACTCAATCAGTCTGTAAGGACGTATGTGGAGAACCGGCCTCGCTATGCTGGGTACAGCTTTGAGAAGCTTTTCCCTGATGTTCTTTTCCCTGCTGATTCCGATCACAATAAACTGAAAG CGAGTCAGGCTCGAGATCTGCTTTCCAAAACGCTCGTTATAGATGCTTCCAAGCGCATCTCAGTAGATGAAGCTCTACAGCACCCCTACATTAATGTGTGGTATGATCCAGCTGAGGTTGAGGCt CCCCCTCCGGTGATCACCGACAAGCAGTTGGATGAAAGGGAGCACACAGTGGAGGAGTGGAAAG AGTTGATTTATAAGGAAGTGCTGGACTGGGAGGACAGGATGAAGAATGGCGTGATCCGTGGCCAGCCCTCCCCTCTAG GTGGAGCAGTAGTCAATGGCTCGCCCCAggcttcctcctcctcctccatcaaCGATGTGTCCTCCATGTCTACCGAGCCCACCATGGCGTCAGACACAGACAGCAGTCTGGAGGCCACAGCCGGAGCACTGAGCTGCTGCAGATGA